One Alkalispirochaeta americana DNA window includes the following coding sequences:
- a CDS encoding RpiB/LacA/LacB family sugar-phosphate isomerase, with amino-acid sequence MRVVFGSDPNAKVFKDQLIEYTKTLGIEIVDFGSDDPIYANTAIRLAEAVSAKEFDRGIIVCGTGIGVSIAANKVKGVYAACIHDIYQAQRAALSNNANIITMGSQVVGIELAKCMVKEYFSHEFDENGRSFLKVKKIVDFENNIYR; translated from the coding sequence ATGAGAGTTGTTTTTGGAAGTGATCCCAATGCTAAGGTTTTTAAGGATCAGTTGATAGAGTATACAAAGACTCTTGGCATTGAAATAGTTGATTTTGGTAGTGATGATCCTATTTATGCAAATACAGCAATTAGGCTGGCAGAAGCTGTGTCTGCGAAAGAATTTGATCGCGGTATTATTGTGTGTGGTACAGGAATAGGTGTTTCTATTGCAGCAAACAAAGTTAAGGGTGTTTATGCTGCTTGCATTCACGACATATATCAGGCGCAAAGAGCAGCTCTCTCTAACAATGCAAATATCATAACAATGGGTTCTCAGGTGGTCGGAATTGAGCTTGCGAAATGCATGGTAAAAGAATACTTCTCTCATGAATTTGATGAAAACGGAAGGTCTTTTTTGAAAGTTAAAAAAATAGTTGATTTTGAAAACAATATTTATAGGTGA
- a CDS encoding ATP-binding protein, with product MMREIIEIDEDLCVGCGNCVPNCHQGALQIIDGKARLISDLMCEGIGACVGHCPTGAMTIEKREAEPYDEEKVMDKITAGGPRVIRAHLEHLRQHNQKEYLEQAEAYLEKRGIPNPLANQPQELHGHGGGCPGSAARMLRRAPGNEHPGPVAPAGQSAPAQSGELRQWPVQLHLLNPAAPYLQGADLLVAADCTAYAAGNFHRDFLKGKALAIACPKLDQGQQIYLEKLVRMIDESRINTLTVLIMEVPCCSGLLALARTAAGQAERRVPVKAIILSLEGEIQSEEWI from the coding sequence ATGATGCGAGAAATTATTGAAATCGACGAGGACCTCTGTGTTGGTTGCGGCAACTGTGTCCCCAATTGTCACCAGGGCGCCCTGCAAATTATCGACGGAAAAGCACGCCTGATATCGGACCTGATGTGCGAGGGGATCGGCGCCTGTGTGGGTCACTGTCCCACAGGGGCCATGACCATCGAGAAACGGGAGGCCGAACCCTACGACGAGGAAAAGGTAATGGACAAGATCACCGCAGGCGGCCCCAGGGTGATCAGGGCTCACCTTGAACACCTTCGGCAACACAACCAGAAGGAGTACCTCGAACAGGCCGAAGCCTATCTGGAAAAGAGGGGAATTCCGAACCCTCTTGCAAATCAGCCCCAGGAGCTTCATGGTCACGGCGGCGGCTGCCCCGGGTCGGCAGCTCGCATGTTGCGAAGGGCTCCAGGAAACGAACATCCGGGACCGGTCGCGCCAGCAGGCCAATCCGCTCCCGCCCAATCAGGCGAACTTCGTCAGTGGCCAGTTCAGCTGCATCTGCTGAACCCGGCAGCGCCCTATCTTCAGGGGGCAGATCTCCTGGTTGCAGCGGATTGTACAGCCTATGCGGCAGGGAACTTTCACAGGGATTTTCTCAAAGGAAAGGCTCTGGCAATAGCCTGTCCCAAGCTCGACCAGGGACAGCAGATCTATCTGGAGAAGCTCGTCCGGATGATCGACGAATCGAGGATCAACACATTGACTGTACTCATTATGGAGGTTCCCTGTTGCAGCGGACTTCTCGCGCTCGCACGGACAGCAGCGGGCCAGGCTGAGCGGCGGGTTCCCGTCAAGGCGATCATTCTTTCCCTGGAAGGAGAGATTCAATCGGAAGAATGGATTTGA
- a CDS encoding Crp/Fnr family transcriptional regulator → MDRIPDLFWKNAPLFHGLNSEDRTRLAREYRWTLSSYLPGQYLATMGDPIEKLLLIARGTIAAEVIAPRGVLIMERLTQGAMLAGPVLFTADPRFPVQLRVLEETGILSLPRSEALLMLASYPGVLENFLREGGEKILFLAEKIRLVQFSSMRQKIAGHFLELARRQGGDDIRLNYTMETLADLFGVTRPALSRCLGQMVDEGSVTRLGKGHFRVSPSELEAILEAD, encoded by the coding sequence ATGGACAGGATTCCTGACCTTTTCTGGAAGAATGCACCTCTCTTTCACGGTCTTAACTCGGAGGATCGAACCCGCCTGGCCAGGGAGTATCGGTGGACCCTCTCGAGCTACCTGCCCGGGCAGTATCTGGCGACCATGGGGGATCCGATCGAGAAGCTCTTGCTGATCGCCCGGGGGACGATCGCTGCCGAGGTGATCGCTCCCAGGGGAGTTCTGATTATGGAAAGGCTGACCCAGGGGGCTATGCTCGCGGGGCCGGTTCTGTTCACCGCTGATCCGCGTTTCCCGGTGCAATTGCGCGTTCTCGAGGAGACGGGGATTCTTTCTTTGCCCCGCTCCGAAGCGCTTTTGATGCTGGCATCGTACCCCGGGGTGCTGGAAAATTTTTTGCGTGAAGGTGGCGAAAAAATTCTCTTTCTGGCCGAGAAGATCAGGCTTGTGCAGTTTTCATCGATGCGACAGAAAATCGCCGGTCATTTTCTGGAGCTGGCCCGGCGCCAGGGGGGCGACGATATCCGGCTCAACTACACGATGGAGACACTGGCCGATCTCTTTGGGGTTACCCGCCCGGCCCTCTCGCGTTGCCTCGGGCAGATGGTAGATGAGGGGAGTGTGACGCGACTGGGCAAGGGGCACTTCCGGGTATCCCCGTCGGAGCTGGAGGCAATTCTGGAAGCGGATTGA
- a CDS encoding transketolase codes for MNKLRLQKMANEVRRGIIAGVYAAKAGHPGGSLSSVEIFTYLYFEEMNIDPENPKDPNRDRFVLSKGHAAPGLYATLANRGYFPVEDLLTLRQSGTHLQGHPSIAHTPGVDMSSGSLGQGFSAAVGMALAAKLKNKIYMVYALLGDGEIQEGQVWEAAMFAGHKKLDNLVVIVDNNGLQIDGRLTDVCSPYPIDEKFKAFGFHTICLEDGNDFDQINYAMQEAREVKGMPVVIIMRTIKGKGISFMQDQISWHGTAPDDKQYAQAIKELDEVGKILCQG; via the coding sequence GTGAACAAGTTGAGACTTCAGAAAATGGCCAACGAAGTAAGAAGAGGGATCATTGCAGGAGTCTATGCCGCAAAAGCCGGTCATCCCGGCGGTTCATTATCGTCAGTAGAAATATTTACATACCTTTATTTTGAGGAGATGAATATAGATCCTGAGAATCCAAAGGATCCAAATAGAGACCGGTTTGTACTATCGAAAGGACATGCTGCACCGGGGCTCTATGCTACACTTGCCAACAGAGGATATTTCCCAGTTGAAGACTTACTAACGCTGAGACAGAGTGGAACGCATTTACAGGGACACCCAAGTATCGCACATACGCCAGGCGTTGACATGTCAAGCGGTTCTTTAGGACAGGGATTTTCTGCAGCGGTAGGCATGGCACTCGCTGCAAAGTTAAAAAACAAAATCTACATGGTATATGCCCTTTTAGGGGATGGTGAGATCCAAGAGGGCCAAGTCTGGGAGGCCGCAATGTTTGCAGGTCACAAAAAACTGGATAACTTGGTGGTTATCGTAGATAACAACGGACTTCAGATTGATGGACGGTTAACAGATGTCTGTTCTCCCTATCCCATTGATGAGAAATTTAAGGCATTTGGTTTTCATACAATCTGCTTAGAAGATGGTAATGATTTCGACCAGATCAACTATGCCATGCAAGAAGCAAGAGAAGTAAAAGGGATGCCGGTAGTCATCATAATGAGGACTATAAAGGGAAAAGGAATATCCTTTATGCAAGATCAAATATCCTGGCACGGAACTGCACCAGATGATAAGCAGTATGCACAAGCAATAAAAGAACTAGATGAAGTGGGGAAGATTTTATGCCAGGGCTAA
- a CDS encoding sugar-binding transcriptional regulator, with the protein MKKLIDDVRLMIKVCDLYYNQNIGQQQIAAMLHISRPTVSRLLGSSREKKIVKIQVSNLELVKHWEIENQLKSIYKFKDVVVVDSCQTEEEMKDKLGKAAARYLEYQITDNSIVGISMGSTLYSVVDHITEQKAENVIFVPLIGGMGRLRMELHSNSLAERLSRKYKSKFIPLQAPARISSELVRDDLMREESIAKAMKYAEKVELAIVGIGYPNDNSSITKTGYFKDNEIEILKNKNVAGEICMQFYNIDGYTSAYRNDNHVMGLVLSKLRRVPISIGVAGGIEKFRAIKGAVKGRYINVLITDFDCARVLIENK; encoded by the coding sequence ATGAAGAAACTGATAGACGACGTGCGATTGATGATTAAAGTGTGTGATCTGTATTACAACCAGAATATTGGGCAACAACAGATTGCCGCCATGCTTCATATTTCAAGACCGACTGTCTCACGGCTTTTGGGTTCTTCTAGAGAAAAGAAAATTGTCAAGATTCAGGTGTCAAATCTAGAGCTCGTAAAACATTGGGAAATAGAAAATCAATTAAAAAGCATATACAAATTCAAGGATGTCGTGGTCGTAGATTCTTGCCAAACAGAAGAAGAGATGAAAGATAAATTGGGCAAAGCGGCAGCCAGGTATCTGGAGTATCAGATTACGGACAATAGCATTGTTGGTATTTCCATGGGATCTACCTTATATAGTGTTGTAGACCATATCACGGAGCAAAAGGCAGAGAATGTTATTTTTGTTCCACTAATTGGTGGCATGGGGCGACTTCGGATGGAATTACATTCGAATAGTCTCGCAGAACGTTTGTCAAGAAAGTATAAGAGCAAATTCATTCCATTGCAGGCTCCGGCACGAATTTCCAGTGAATTGGTACGAGATGATCTGATGCGAGAAGAAAGCATAGCGAAAGCGATGAAATATGCAGAAAAAGTAGAGCTTGCAATCGTTGGCATTGGATATCCTAATGATAATTCTTCCATCACGAAGACAGGTTATTTCAAGGATAATGAGATAGAAATATTAAAAAATAAAAATGTTGCTGGAGAGATATGTATGCAATTTTATAATATTGATGGATACACATCTGCTTATAGAAATGACAACCATGTAATGGGACTGGTTCTTTCAAAGCTTCGTAGAGTTCCCATATCTATCGGTGTAGCGGGAGGTATTGAGAAATTTCGAGCAATTAAGGGAGCAGTTAAGGGAAGATATATAAATGTTTTAATTACAGATTTTGATTGTGCCAGAGTGTTGATTGAAAATAAATAG
- a CDS encoding dihydrodipicolinate synthase family protein has translation MKKFKGCWPTMITPFTEDNRIDYPAVERLVEWYIQRGCDGIFAVCQSSEMFFLTEDEKQELAKAVVSLAGGRVKVVASGHTAEDPSEQIDQIMAMAETGVDAVVLVSNRLADPDQPEELFQERAEAIFAATRGVPLGMYECPYPKLRLLDTAFLRDAAHAGKLVFLKDVSCSGEILQERIQAVAGSSLALLNANTATLLDSLIAGADGYNGVMGNFHIDLYKWLYDNFRKEPGLARKVSDFLTVSAIIEARAYPVSAKHHFNITGVPMETCSRALDSAAVLNENGIREINSLIRMESALRHELGLPS, from the coding sequence GTGAAAAAATTCAAGGGTTGCTGGCCGACGATGATAACTCCCTTTACGGAGGATAATCGAATCGATTACCCCGCAGTGGAAAGACTGGTGGAGTGGTATATTCAGCGTGGCTGTGATGGTATCTTCGCTGTCTGTCAATCGAGCGAGATGTTCTTTCTTACCGAGGACGAGAAACAGGAGCTTGCCAAAGCTGTTGTATCGCTGGCGGGGGGACGAGTGAAGGTTGTCGCCTCGGGGCATACTGCAGAGGATCCTTCCGAACAGATAGATCAAATTATGGCGATGGCCGAGACGGGAGTTGATGCGGTTGTCCTTGTAAGCAATCGCTTGGCAGATCCTGATCAACCGGAAGAGCTTTTTCAGGAGCGAGCGGAGGCAATTTTTGCAGCCACCAGGGGTGTGCCCCTGGGAATGTACGAATGTCCCTATCCCAAATTACGCCTCTTGGACACGGCCTTTCTGCGCGACGCCGCCCATGCGGGGAAACTGGTTTTTCTGAAGGATGTGAGCTGTTCCGGGGAGATTCTTCAGGAGAGGATACAGGCCGTGGCAGGCAGCAGTCTGGCTTTGTTGAATGCCAATACGGCAACGTTGCTCGATTCACTGATCGCCGGGGCGGATGGGTACAACGGAGTAATGGGGAACTTCCATATCGATCTCTATAAGTGGTTGTACGATAATTTCAGGAAGGAACCCGGCCTGGCGCGCAAGGTCAGTGATTTTCTCACCGTTTCGGCCATCATCGAGGCGCGAGCGTACCCGGTGAGTGCCAAACACCATTTCAACATCACGGGGGTCCCCATGGAAACCTGTTCCCGGGCGCTGGATTCTGCTGCTGTTCTTAATGAGAACGGGATTCGTGAGATCAACAGTCTGATCAGGATGGAGAGCGCCCTCCGGCACGAATTGGGTTTGCCGTCATAA
- a CDS encoding integrase core domain-containing protein, with protein MPKIRADQGISRVLSAEEQTAFLEELAQYPKLTAGAVYRKLLEERRISTRISSSSLSRIVVAAGMSRNERLQEAVREKSLKFEFFAPLECVQADCMHGPLVANDTGKREKAILLAFIDDATRRIVYSEFSFTERSMIFEQGLRHILSTHGRIGRVYVDNGATFISSQTKRILDSLQVLLVHSKPGRPQGRGKIERYFRTVRDSFLRPMDTDSLKSLADLNARFHTWLESEYHRNPHRGLNGKTPLEAWLEKAQHIRTIDPTVDLETIFFHEEYRKVHRDSTITIAGTLYEVPSILIGRKVKCRFDPHRSLRRIHITHDGKDFGECRIVNTYDNTRVTRSEVDPEVFEESSSVEHPNVLAGLSASRSFAGGGQ; from the coding sequence ATGCCCAAGATCCGCGCCGACCAGGGAATCAGTCGTGTGTTGAGTGCGGAAGAGCAGACAGCTTTTCTTGAAGAGCTTGCACAGTATCCAAAACTGACCGCCGGAGCGGTGTACCGGAAGCTTCTGGAGGAACGAAGAATTTCCACGCGGATTTCTTCCTCCTCGCTCTCCCGGATCGTTGTTGCCGCGGGGATGAGCCGGAATGAGCGTCTCCAGGAAGCGGTGCGGGAAAAGAGCCTCAAGTTCGAGTTCTTCGCCCCCTTGGAATGTGTACAGGCAGACTGCATGCACGGGCCCTTGGTAGCGAATGATACTGGAAAGCGGGAGAAAGCGATCCTTCTGGCTTTCATCGACGACGCCACACGACGAATCGTATACAGCGAGTTCTCATTCACCGAGCGATCGATGATCTTTGAACAGGGACTCCGGCATATCCTCTCAACACACGGCCGAATCGGCCGGGTTTACGTTGATAACGGAGCCACCTTCATCTCCAGCCAGACCAAACGGATTCTGGACAGCCTCCAGGTGCTTCTGGTGCATTCAAAACCGGGACGACCTCAGGGGCGAGGAAAAATAGAACGGTATTTTCGCACTGTGCGGGATTCGTTTCTCCGCCCCATGGATACCGACTCGTTGAAAAGCCTTGCGGATCTCAACGCCCGCTTTCATACCTGGCTTGAGAGTGAGTATCACCGTAACCCCCACCGGGGATTGAACGGGAAAACACCCCTTGAGGCGTGGCTTGAAAAGGCACAGCACATCCGCACGATCGATCCAACGGTGGATCTGGAGACGATCTTTTTCCACGAGGAATACCGGAAGGTGCACCGGGACAGCACGATTACAATAGCAGGAACCCTCTACGAAGTCCCCTCGATTCTGATCGGGAGGAAGGTGAAGTGCCGCTTCGATCCGCATCGTTCGCTACGGCGAATCCATATCACCCATGACGGGAAAGACTTCGGAGAGTGCCGGATCGTGAATACCTACGACAATACCCGAGTAACCCGTAGCGAGGTTGACCCGGAAGTCTTTGAGGAGAGTTCCTCTGTGGAGCATCCCAACGTGCTGGCCGGGCTTTCCGCCTCGCGATCCTTTGCCGGGGGTGGACAATGA
- a CDS encoding ATP-grasp domain-containing protein — MLVKFPIDERLVEKHIGYPAVIKTLSGSQGKGVFLAQDRKSCSDLFQLIEVTNSKVNMIIQEFIQTSYGRDLRVFTIGGRAVACMERYTNGEAFKANYSSGGMVREYPMTPEIEWLAVEASRILGLEIAGVDLLFDEGHFKICEVNSSPGFDGLEKACTVDIAKEVFHYLQIRLGMFPEQRAESATADHTP; from the coding sequence ATGCTCGTGAAGTTCCCGATCGACGAGCGACTGGTAGAAAAACATATCGGCTATCCTGCAGTAATCAAGACGCTCTCGGGATCGCAAGGCAAGGGCGTATTCCTCGCGCAGGACCGCAAATCCTGTTCTGATCTGTTTCAGTTGATCGAGGTTACCAACTCCAAGGTCAATATGATCATCCAGGAGTTCATCCAGACAAGTTATGGACGGGACCTGAGAGTTTTCACCATCGGAGGGCGCGCCGTGGCGTGTATGGAGCGCTACACCAACGGAGAGGCCTTTAAGGCAAACTATTCCAGCGGAGGCATGGTCCGCGAATACCCCATGACACCGGAGATCGAATGGCTCGCCGTGGAGGCATCACGGATTCTTGGCCTGGAGATCGCCGGGGTCGATCTCCTCTTCGATGAAGGACATTTCAAGATTTGCGAGGTAAACAGCTCACCCGGCTTTGACGGGCTGGAGAAGGCCTGCACCGTGGATATCGCCAAGGAGGTCTTCCACTACCTGCAGATACGGCTGGGGATGTTTCCCGAACAGCGCGCGGAAAGCGCCACGGCAGATCACACTCCCTAG
- a CDS encoding HAD-IIA family hydrolase codes for MKKEDALKGVRMFVLDMDGTVYLGNQVIEGAVDFIRDLEASDEKDYIFFTNNSSKVPSFYAEKLRLLGLEVDKSKILTSGDVCLSYIIKNYSGKKIYLNGTALLRDNWLEKGIKLVDSDPDVVVQSFDTEMTYEKIDKICSYVRNGIPFLATHVDTNCPTENGFMPDCGAICSLITESTGIEPKYLGKPSKEVMDCILDTTGYKREEISFVGDRLYTDVACGVNNGSRGFLVLTGESTMKTVGLSDTNPSCIYDSLDEMRKYLY; via the coding sequence ATGAAGAAAGAAGATGCGCTAAAAGGAGTGAGAATGTTTGTCCTGGATATGGATGGCACCGTATATCTAGGAAATCAGGTCATTGAAGGTGCAGTTGACTTCATTCGTGATTTAGAAGCCTCGGATGAAAAAGATTACATATTTTTCACAAACAATTCTTCAAAAGTTCCGTCATTTTACGCTGAAAAACTTCGTCTTCTTGGTCTAGAAGTAGATAAAAGCAAGATTTTAACATCAGGTGACGTTTGTTTGAGTTACATAATAAAAAACTATTCCGGTAAAAAAATATACTTAAACGGCACGGCTCTTTTAAGAGACAACTGGTTAGAAAAAGGAATAAAACTTGTAGATAGCGATCCTGACGTAGTGGTTCAAAGTTTTGACACTGAGATGACATATGAAAAGATTGATAAAATATGTTCTTATGTCAGGAATGGTATTCCTTTTCTTGCGACTCATGTTGATACTAACTGCCCAACAGAAAATGGATTCATGCCCGACTGTGGTGCGATATGCAGTTTAATTACAGAATCTACAGGAATTGAACCAAAATATCTTGGAAAACCATCTAAAGAAGTAATGGATTGCATATTAGATACCACTGGATACAAGAGAGAAGAAATATCTTTTGTTGGAGATAGATTATATACTGATGTTGCATGTGGCGTAAATAATGGTTCAAGAGGATTTTTGGTATTAACCGGTGAATCTACCATGAAAACGGTAGGGTTGTCTGATACAAATCCTAGCTGCATATATGATTCGCTGGATGAAATGCGAAAATATTTATATTAG
- a CDS encoding substrate-binding periplasmic protein: MDRVDRLLTATLLWFVLFLPFPVQGHAEHRQIRLASAEYPPYFGEFLDNQGVITEIVVAAYSRVGYEVEVSFMPWSRSWEMTRKGSFDGMFALWHRKDREQWFAFSDPLLPNELVFFKRRDNPVAFDSLEDLRGYRIGTHQGYAKPLSFARAPYLRTEDAATDELNIRKVYHRRVDLIVIDRVVAQYLITRNFPDYQDELEAMYPVLEYEAQHLVVSRRAAEYRAKLDDFNEGLRLITADGTLERILESHGF; this comes from the coding sequence ATGGACCGCGTGGACAGACTTCTCACAGCGACACTGCTCTGGTTTGTTCTCTTTCTGCCCTTCCCGGTGCAGGGCCACGCCGAGCACCGGCAGATCCGGTTGGCGAGTGCTGAATATCCACCGTATTTTGGAGAGTTCCTGGATAACCAGGGCGTTATCACGGAGATTGTTGTTGCGGCCTATTCGCGGGTTGGCTACGAGGTGGAGGTCAGCTTCATGCCCTGGTCCCGCAGTTGGGAGATGACCAGAAAGGGTTCCTTTGACGGGATGTTTGCCCTGTGGCACCGGAAAGATCGGGAGCAGTGGTTTGCCTTTTCGGACCCTCTGCTTCCAAACGAACTGGTCTTTTTCAAACGGCGAGACAATCCGGTTGCGTTTGATAGTCTTGAAGATCTGCGAGGGTATCGCATCGGGACCCACCAGGGCTATGCAAAGCCCCTGAGCTTTGCCCGGGCCCCCTATCTGCGAACAGAAGACGCCGCAACGGATGAGCTGAATATTCGCAAGGTCTATCACCGGCGGGTGGATCTGATCGTGATAGACAGGGTCGTGGCACAGTATCTGATCACCAGGAATTTCCCTGACTACCAGGACGAACTGGAGGCGATGTATCCGGTCCTGGAGTACGAGGCGCAACATCTGGTTGTGTCCAGGCGGGCCGCAGAGTACCGGGCCAAGCTGGACGATTTCAACGAGGGGCTCCGGCTCATTACTGCAGACGGAACGCTCGAGCGAATTCTGGAGAGCCATGGATTCTGA
- a CDS encoding transketolase family protein, giving the protein MPGLKKISTRESYGNALVELGQKHTNLVVLDADLATATKTGIFKKAFPERHINCGIAESNMMGIAAGMATTGMVPFASTFAMFAAGRAFEQIRNSIGYPNLNVKIGATHAGISVGEDGATHQCNEDIGLMRAIPGMTIINPSDDLEAKAAVKAAYEIDGPVYLRFGRLAVPVINDKPNYKFEIGKGVVLKEGKDVAIVATGLCVNAALEAAEMLQDDGVTAKVINIRTIKPIDKELLVDVAKEIGKIVTVEEHSVIGGLGSAVAEVLVENMPVPMKRIGIDDVYGESGPATELLEKYGLSNKGVYEATKHFLWKQTRNKRKMNQGG; this is encoded by the coding sequence ATGCCAGGGCTAAAAAAAATTTCGACAAGAGAGAGTTATGGGAATGCTCTTGTTGAACTAGGCCAGAAACATACCAATCTAGTAGTCCTAGATGCAGATCTTGCTACTGCAACTAAGACAGGAATCTTTAAGAAAGCATTTCCTGAACGTCATATCAACTGTGGAATCGCAGAATCAAATATGATGGGAATTGCAGCAGGCATGGCGACTACAGGCATGGTGCCATTTGCAAGTACCTTTGCCATGTTTGCAGCAGGAAGAGCATTTGAACAGATCAGAAATTCCATCGGGTATCCAAATCTCAATGTAAAAATCGGTGCAACACATGCAGGAATTTCCGTAGGGGAAGACGGTGCAACTCACCAGTGTAACGAAGACATTGGTCTGATGCGTGCTATTCCCGGAATGACCATCATTAACCCTTCCGATGATCTGGAGGCAAAAGCGGCGGTAAAGGCTGCTTATGAGATTGATGGGCCTGTTTACTTAAGATTTGGGCGCTTGGCTGTTCCTGTGATCAACGATAAACCGAATTACAAGTTTGAGATTGGAAAGGGTGTGGTCTTAAAAGAAGGGAAGGATGTTGCCATCGTCGCAACAGGGTTGTGCGTCAACGCCGCATTGGAAGCCGCCGAGATGCTACAAGATGATGGCGTAACTGCCAAGGTCATCAATATTCGTACGATCAAGCCGATCGATAAAGAGTTGCTTGTCGACGTAGCGAAAGAAATTGGAAAAATAGTAACAGTTGAAGAACATTCTGTTATTGGTGGTTTGGGAAGTGCAGTAGCAGAAGTCCTAGTAGAAAACATGCCAGTGCCAATGAAGAGAATTGGAATTGATGATGTGTATGGTGAATCAGGACCGGCTACAGAACTGCTTGAAAAATATGGGTTGAGTAACAAGGGAGTTTACGAAGCGACAAAACATTTCTTGTGGAAACAAACAAGAAATAAAAGAAAAATGAATCAGGGAGGTTGA
- a CDS encoding FGGY-family carbohydrate kinase, translating into MEKYLMGIDAGTGSVRVALYDYRGQSRAYHIESYGTTYPRNGWAEQDDREWLSALSKAIPECMKKAGTGPESVVAISCDATTNTLVFLDKNDEMVRLPMLWMDVRATEEAAFIDRIREDYAATRFYKPSFRADTLIPKCMWLKKNEPENWKKTKTIMEFEDWLNWKLTGKKSVCKSIAAFRWNYDDRNGGYPLDLFSAAGIGDIVEKFPENILKVGDIVGSVSFEAAEMFGLSVQTQVVEGTADCNACMFGVGGVRPNGMTLIGGTSSCLLGLSEQDFHVDGVNGTYPNCMYDGTSLLEGGQTASGAILTWFRNNLVPGSWVQEAASRDMNIYDLMTEKAQKIPIGSDGLVMMDYFQGNRAPYSDSKARGMFWGLSIATTTAHMARAVYEGVAYGANHCIISMKKAGYKVNQIYACGGLAQSDFWMQMHSDVIGVPMYTTVENQSAGCLGSCIIAAVGVGIYPTFADAADSMVRVDKEYHPNPEAHKEYKFYMERYMETWPQMRDIVHKTVEHSNSKN; encoded by the coding sequence ATGGAAAAATACTTAATGGGTATTGATGCGGGAACAGGTAGCGTAAGAGTTGCTCTTTATGATTATCGTGGCCAGAGCAGAGCTTATCACATTGAATCCTACGGGACAACTTATCCTAGAAACGGATGGGCAGAACAGGATGATAGAGAATGGTTGAGCGCTTTATCAAAAGCAATCCCAGAATGCATGAAAAAGGCTGGAACCGGGCCAGAAAGTGTTGTTGCCATTTCATGCGATGCAACCACAAACACATTGGTTTTTCTTGATAAAAATGATGAAATGGTTCGTTTGCCAATGCTCTGGATGGATGTTCGTGCAACAGAAGAAGCAGCATTCATTGACCGAATAAGAGAAGACTATGCCGCAACTAGATTCTATAAGCCAAGTTTTCGTGCAGACACTTTGATTCCCAAATGTATGTGGCTGAAGAAGAACGAACCAGAAAACTGGAAAAAAACGAAAACAATCATGGAGTTTGAGGACTGGCTCAACTGGAAATTAACAGGGAAGAAATCGGTATGCAAGTCAATCGCGGCTTTCCGCTGGAACTATGATGACAGAAACGGTGGATATCCTCTTGATTTATTCTCTGCTGCAGGGATAGGGGATATAGTAGAGAAATTTCCTGAAAATATCCTAAAAGTTGGTGATATCGTGGGAAGTGTAAGTTTTGAGGCCGCAGAAATGTTCGGACTTAGTGTACAGACACAGGTTGTAGAAGGAACTGCTGATTGCAATGCCTGTATGTTTGGTGTTGGCGGTGTAAGACCAAACGGTATGACTCTAATCGGTGGAACATCCTCATGTTTGCTGGGTCTCTCTGAGCAAGATTTTCACGTAGATGGTGTAAATGGTACATATCCTAACTGTATGTATGATGGAACAAGTCTTCTTGAAGGGGGCCAGACAGCATCTGGTGCCATCCTCACGTGGTTTAGAAACAACTTAGTTCCAGGTTCTTGGGTCCAGGAAGCTGCAAGCAGAGATATGAACATTTATGACCTCATGACAGAAAAAGCACAGAAAATTCCAATTGGTAGTGATGGACTCGTTATGATGGACTATTTTCAGGGAAATCGTGCTCCTTATTCAGATTCTAAAGCAAGAGGAATGTTCTGGGGATTATCCATTGCTACAACAACAGCTCATATGGCACGGGCTGTATATGAAGGTGTCGCGTATGGCGCAAATCATTGTATCATCAGCATGAAAAAAGCAGGATACAAAGTTAATCAAATCTACGCGTGTGGTGGATTGGCTCAGTCTGATTTTTGGATGCAGATGCATTCAGATGTAATCGGCGTTCCAATGTACACAACAGTAGAAAACCAGAGCGCTGGATGTCTTGGATCTTGTATCATCGCAGCAGTTGGTGTTGGAATTTATCCTACATTTGCAGATGCAGCGGATAGCATGGTTCGTGTAGATAAGGAATACCATCCGAACCCAGAAGCTCACAAAGAATACAAATTCTACATGGAGAGGTATATGGAAACTTGGCCTCAAATGAGGGATATCGTTCATAAAACTGTAGAGCACAGCAATAGCAAAAACTAA